Proteins encoded by one window of Yamadazyma tenuis chromosome 2, complete sequence:
- a CDS encoding 5-oxoprolinase (EggNog:ENOG503NU0K; COG:E), with product MTVGNIKIAIDRGGTFTDVLAIIPGQPDFMFKLLSVDPSNYKDANIEGIRRVLEHIQNRKISKGELLDTSCISSIRLGTTVATNALLERKGERMAFLVTKGFKDLLKIGDQTRPDLFALRIIKPEPLYEEVVEIDEKVTIPGATEDPERVNFSSKVDGKEYILGASRDVFKVLKDLDESDSRLKLEQLRAKGIKSVAICLVHGYSFQDHERKLKQIAEEVGFEHISVSHELIPMISAIPRAQSTVCDGYLTPVVKEYIQNLLAGFAKGTENTTRIEFMQSDGGLCSWKGFTGLKALLSGPAGGVVGEAETCYDEDEGTPIVGFDMGGTSTDVSRYAGNYELVFKSTTAGVQIAAPQLDINTVAAGGGSILTYRHGVFKVGPESAGAHPGPACYRKGGPLTITDANLITGRILPQFFPKIFGPTEDQPLDFDIVEEKFKQLTKQINQENPDKQLTPYEVALGFLKVANFSMAKPIRVLTDSRGFDVSSHNLASFGGAGGQHAVSIAQILKMKRVVIHRYSSVLSAYGIALADVVQENQKPCHEKYTEQSRDQLLIDCENLVTTVKAKLIEQSIEENSIDVEIFFNMGYAGSDTFLMISQPKDGNFYKSFTEVHEREFSFVDRERDVIVHDIRVRASGSLSKIKEISPYKDLASLEASGRITAIERGIEVATTKIHFDEGVLDTEIFQLSDIPVGSLVAGPALILDTTQTILVTPASKATILNRHILVDLEEGGHSQFSTDYVDPILLSVFANRFTSIAEDMGRTLQKISISANIKERLDFSCALFDEEGDLVANAPHVPVHLGSMSNSIRYAKKYWAENIHPGDILATNHPIAGGTHLPDITLISPVFINGKIVFFTASRAHHAEIGGSVPGSCAADATSLYEEGAQFVAWKIVSNGKFDYDGVQKHFIDEPAQYPGCSGSRKIEDNISDLKAQIASNQRGVNLLLELFKEYGTETVLFYMKGVENTAENAVRSFLRRVAIEKKGLLPLKAEEILDDGSKITVSIDIKEDGSAVYDFTGTSEEAFNCGNAPIAITYACIIYCLRLMVNSDIPLNEGCLKPITPIIPEGSLLNPSPYAAVSAANSATAQRLTDTILKAYEISGACSGSNNTLAFGKGGIEAGVMKQGFAMVETIGGGIGAIDGYDGFSGVQCHMTNTKITDPEVLELRYPVVLHEFSIRENSGGDGKYKGGDGLERLYEFTSPLSCTMRTQRRVNAPYGMKGGKEALRGENRLGRRRDNKVQWILLPSFAQFKVEAGDFVRIRTPGGGGFGAPEEVSSVTTSKGPTPKVHIPLAGGTITQLTNLSNSSQ from the coding sequence ATGACAGTGGGTAACATTAAAATTGCTATTGATCGTGGTGGAACGTTCACCGACGTGTTGGCCATCATTCCAGGTCAGCCTGATttcatgttcaagttaCTTTCAGTAGATCCAAGCAACTACAAGGATGCTAATATCGAAGGTATCAGAAGGGTTTTAGAACACATCCAGAACAGAAAAATAAGCAAGGGAGAACTATTGGACACTAGTTGCATTTCTTCCATCCGATTGGGAACAACGGTTGCAACCAATGCATTGTTAGAAAGAAAAGGGGAAAGAATGGCATTTCTTGTCACCAAAGGtttcaaggacttgttgaaaattgGTGACCAGACCAGACCAGATTTGTTTGCTTTGAGGATTATCAAGCCTGAGCCATTGTATGAAGAGGTGGTTGAAATCGACGAAAAAGTCACGATTCCAGGAGCTACTGAAGATCCTGAAAGAGTGAACTTTTCATCCAAAGTGGATGGTAAGGAATACATCCTCGGGGCCAGTAGGGATGTATTTAAGGTATTgaaagatcttgatgaaaGTGATTCAAGACTTAAATTGGAACAATTAAGGGCTAAAGGTATCAAGTCAGTTGCCATTTGTTTAGTCCATGGATACAGTTTTCAAGATCACGaaagaaagttgaagcaGATTGCTGAGGAAGTAGGATTCGAACATATTTCTGTTTCACATGAGCTTATACCTATGATCAGTGCCATCCCTAGAGCCCAATCAACTGTTTGTGACGGTTACCTTACACCGGTAGTGAAAGAGTatattcaaaatcttctcGCAGGTTTTGCAAAGGGAACAGAGAACACTACCAGAATTGAATTCATGCAATCTGATGGTGGTTTATGTTCTTGGAAGGGGTTCACTGGGTTAAAGGCTTTACTCTCTGGACCTGCTGGTGGTGTTGTCGGTGAAGCCGAAACATGTTacgatgaagacgaagGAACCCCAATCGTGGGTTTTGATATGGGTGGAACTTCAACAGATGTCTCCAGGTACGCTGGGAACTACGAATTAGTATTCAAGAGCACCACTGCGGGTGTTCAAATTGCTGCTCCTCAATTAGATATCAACACGGTTGCGGCTGGTGGTGGATCCATTTTGACTTATAGACACGGGGTGTTCAAAGTTGGACCTGAATCAGCTGGTGCCCATCCAGGTCCTGCTTGTTATCGAAAAGGTGGCCCATTAACCATCACCGATGCCAACTTGATAACCGGGAGAATCTTGCCCCAGTTTTTCcccaagatctttggtCCTACTGAAGACCAGCCTTTGGACTTTGATATTGTCGAGGAAAAGTTTAAACAGTTGACCAAACAGATCAACCAAGAAAACCCCGATAAACAATTAACTCCTTACGAAGTTGCGTTGGGGTTCTTGAAAGTGGCTAACTTTTCCATGGCCAAACCGATAAGAGTCTTAACTGATTCCAGAGGGTTTGATGTTTCCAGTCATAACCTTGCTTCTTTTGGAGGTGCTGGAGGTCAGCATGCTGTGTCTATTGcccaaatcttgaaaatgaagagaGTAGTCATCCACAGATATTCCTCCGTTTTGTCTGCTTATGGTATTGCTTTGGCCGATGTTGTGcaagagaatcaaaaaCCTTGTCACGAAAAGTACACGGAACAGAGTAGAGACCAGCTTTTGATCGATTGCGAGAACTTAGTTACCACTGTCAAAGCTAAGTTGATAGAACAGTCGATCGAGGAGAATAGCATTGACGTGgagatcttcttcaatatgGGATACGCTGGTTCTGATacatttttgatgatttcgcagccaaaGGATGGCAATTTCTACAAATCATTTACTGAAGTGCATGAACGGGAATTCTCTTTTGTGGACCGGGAAAGAGATGTGATTGTCCATGATATTCGTGTTAGAGCCTCTGGTAGCTTGTCCAAAATTAAGGAAATTTCCCCATACAAGGATTTGGCATCTTTAGAGGCTTCTGGTAGAATCACTGCCATTGAACGGGGGATCGAAGTTGCAACCACTAAAATCCACTTTGATGAAGGTGTTTTAGACACCGAGATATTTCAATTGAGTGATATCCCAGTGGGTTCTCTTGTAGCTGGACCAGCATTGATTTTAGATACAACCCAAACCATCTTGGTAACTCCAGCTTCCAAGGCCACTATTTTGAATCGACACATTCttgtggacttggaagaggGTGGGCATTCCCAATTTTCCACAGACTACGTTGACCCAATTCTTTTGTCAGTTTTTGCCAATAGATTCACCTCAATTGCCGAAGACATGGGGAGAACCTTACAAAAGATCAGCATCAGTGCCAATATCAAAGAAAGACTCGACTTTTCTTGTGcactttttgatgaagaaggtgatttAGTAGCTAACGCTCCTCATGTACCTGTTCACTTGGGATCTATGTCTAATAGTATTAGATATGCTAAAAAGTACTGGGCAGAGAACATTCATCCCGGTGATATCTTAGCTACTAACCACCCTATTGCTGGTGGAACTCATTTGCCAGATATCACGTTGATTTCTCCCGTTTTCATTAATGGTAAGATTGTATTCTTTACAGCTTCTAGGGCCCATCATGCTGAGATTGGTGGTTCAGTTCCAGGTTCATGTGCTGCTGATGCTACTTCTCTTTACGAAGAAGGTGCCCAGTTCGTTGCATGGAAGATTGTTAGTAATGGGAAGTTCGATTATGATGGTGTACAAAAACACTTTATTGACGAACCCGCTCAATACCCAGGCTGCTCTGGGAGTAGAAAAATCGAAGATAACATTTCAGACTTGAAGGCACAAATTGCTTCCAACCAAAGAGGGGTCAACTTGTTGCTTGAGCTCTTCAAAGAGTATGGTACTGAAACGGTTTTATTCTACATGAAGGGTGTTGAAAACACTGCTGAAAATGCCGTAAGAAGTTTCTTGAGGAGAGTTGctattgaaaagaagggCTTGCTTCCGTTGAAGGCAGAAGAGATCTTGGATGATGGTTCTAAGATTACTGTTAGTATCGATATCAAGGAAGATGGTTCTGCAGTCTACGATTTCACTGGAACTAGTGAAGAAGCTTTCAACTGTGGTAACGCTCCAATTGCAATTACTTATGCTTGTATTATTTACTGCTTGCGTTTGATGGTGAACTCGGACATTCCATTGAACGAGGGATGTCTTAAGCCCATCACTCCAATCATTCCAGAAGGAAGTCTTTTGAATCCTTCACCATACGCAGCAGTTTCGGCTGCGAACTCTGCAACTGCCCAAAGATTAACTGATACTATCTTAAAAGCATATGAGATATCTGGAGCTTGTTCTGGTTCGAACAACACCTTGGCCTTTGGTAAAGGTGGAATTGAAGCTGGTGTCATGAAACAAGGATTTGCTATGGTCGAAACCATTGGTGGCGGTATTGGTGCTATTGATGGGTACGACGGATTTTCCGGTGTTCAATGTCATATGACCAATACCAAGATTACTGATCCTGAAGTGTTGGAATTGAGATACCCGGTTGTACTTCACGAGTTTAGTATTAGAGAGAATTCGGGTGGCGATGGTAAGTACAAAGGAGGTGATGGCTTGGAAAGACTTTATGAGTTTACTTCTCCCTTGTCATGCACCATGAGAACCCAAAGAAGGGTGAACGCTCCTTACGGTATGAAAGGTGGAAAAGAAGCTCTTAGAGGTGAAAACAGATTGGGAAGAAGGAGAGACAACAAAGTACAATGGATCTTACTTCCTTCATTTGCTCAGTTTAAAGTTGAAGCAGGTGACTTTGTCAGAATTAGAACACCTGGTGGAGGTGGGTTTGGTGCTCCAGAAGAAGTATCTCTGGTTACGACTTCAAAAGGTCCAACTCCTAAGGTCCATATTCCTCTAGCTGGAGGAACCATTACCCAATTGACTAATCTCAGCAACAGTTCTCAATAG
- the PTR2_1 gene encoding peptide transporter ptr2 (EggNog:ENOG503NVVT; COG:P), whose product MSAVSESKIVEPRVNETALKEEKKYASSGSLKALADEDSQSSSTEEKVEATTEELKTLRHISGSIPIRCWLVAIVELAERFSYYGLSTPFQNYMQNTPSDSPAGVLSLGNSSATALSYFFQFWCYVTPIFGAWIADTYLGKFKSISVFCGIYIVGIFILFITSIPSVADKNTSLGGFVTAIIIIGIATGGVKSNVSPLIADQVPKEKPYIKIMESGERVVVDPALTIQNVFMIFYFMINIGSLSVVATTQLEKHVGFWAAYLLPFCFFFLAVIALVLGRNQYVKVPVGDKIIAKCFRILFIALKNRLNFETVKPSVKPEANYPWSDHFVDEVRRAFFACKLFCFYPIYWLVYGQMTNNFVSQAGMMELHGLPNDILSVINSLAIIVFVPLCDRVFYPLIRKFTPFKSITRIFFGFMWATGAMVYAAVLQYYVYKAGPCYDMPKACNSKYANTPNHIHIALQTPAYVLIGLSEIFANITGLEYAYTKAPVSMKSFITSLYLLTNAFGSAIGIALSPTSKNPKFVWSYTGLAVACFIAGCLFWLIFHHYNDKEEELNQLDYDKDPSEDLIPVASISHSLRNV is encoded by the coding sequence ATGTCTGCTGTGTCCGAATCTAAAATTGTCGAACCCAGAGTCAACGAAACGGCTcttaaagaagaaaagaaatATGCTTCATCAGGTTCCTTGAAGGCTTTGGCTGATGAAGATTCACAGTCACTGTCAACTGAGGAAAAGGTTGAGGCTACCactgaagagttgaagacTTTAAGACATATATCTGGCTCAATCCCCATAAGGTGCTGGTTAGTAGCAATAGTGGAATTGGCTGAGAGATTCAGTTATTATGGATTGTCTACACCATTCCAAAACTATATGCAAAACACTCCTTCTGATTCTCCGGCTGGTGTATTGAGCTTAGGTAACTCTTCTGCCACTGCTTTATCATACTTTTTCCAGTTTTGGTGTTACGTTACACCAATTTTTGGGGCTTGGATTGCCGACACCTACTTGGGAAAGTTCAAATCTATTAGTGTGTTTTGTGGTATCTACATTGTGGGTATTTTCATCTTATTCATCACCTCCATACCTTCTGTGGCTGATAAAAATACCTCATTGGGTGGATTTGTCACTGCAATTATCATCATCGGCATTGCAACCGGTGGTGTCAAGTCTAATGTCTCTCCTTTGATTGCTGATCAAGTTCCAAAAGAGAAACCTTACATCAAGATTATGGAGTCGGGAGAAAGAGTGGTAGTTGACCCAGCTTTAACCATTCAAAATGTGTTTATGATTTTTTATTTCATGATCAACATCGGCTCCTTGTCGGTTGTGGCTACTACGCAATTGGAAAAACATGTGGGATTTTGGGCTGCTTATTTGTTACCattctgcttcttctttcttgcCGTCATCGCCTTGGTACTCGGAAGAAACCAATATGTGAAAGTTCCTGTAGGTGACAAAATCATCGCCAAATGTTTCAGGATTCTCTTCATTGCCTTGAAGAACAGGCTCAACTTTGAAACTGTTAAACCTTCTGTGAAACCAGAAGCCAACTACCCTTGGAGTGACCACTTTGTGGACGAAGTCAGAAGAGCTTTCTTTGCTTGCAAATTGTTTTGTTTCTATCCAATTTACTGGCTTGTTTACGGCCAAATGACCAACAATTTTGTGTCCCAAGCTGGTATGATGGAATTGCATGGTTTACCAAACGATATTTTGAGTGTCATCAACTCCCTTGCTATTATTGTGTTTGTGCCACTTTGTGACAGAGTGTTCTACCCATTAATCAGAAAGTTCACTCCTTTCAAATCGATCACCagaatcttctttggattcATGTGGGCAACTGGTGCCATGGTATACGCAGCCGTCTTACAATACTACGTTTACAAAGCCGGTCCATGTTATGACATGCCAAAGGCCTGTAATTCCAAGTATGCTAACACTCCAAACCACATTCATATTGCTCTCCAAACTCCAGCTTATGTATTAATTGGATTATCTGAAATCTTTGCTAACATCACTGGATTGGAATATGCTTATACTAAAGCCCCAGTATCAATGAAATCGTTTATCACTTCCTtatacttgttgaccaaTGCCTTTGGTTCTGCCATTGGAATTGCCTTGTCACCAACATCTAAAAACCCTAAATTTGTGTGGTCTTATACTGGGTTAGCCGTTGCCTGTTTTATTGCTGGATGTTTGTTTTGGCTTatcttccaccactacaatgataaagaagaagaattaaaTCAATTAGACTACGACAAAGATCCATCCGAAGACTTGATCCCTGTGGCTTCCATTTCCCATTCATTAAGAAACGTATGA
- the RAD53 gene encoding Protein kinase protein rad53 (EggNog:ENOG503NVJ5; COG:D): protein MEPTQATQPTQQSPSTQAPSTDPNHLCRLICTTGQYTFFDFNISGGKKSWSFGRNQENDFILNNSTRYSNKHFKFWFNIDGKTLWVQDTSTNGTYLNNNRLVKGSNYMLNQGDEVSVGNGVRKDELKFVVLFSDLFNPSNHNSTIKDEGIYKDFIVHNETIGQGAFATVKKVIERATGDAYAVKIINKRKALNTGGGMVEVERELSILRKLNHPNIVKLKSFYEDLDNYYLVMEFVPGGDLMDFVAANGAIGEEATRVITKQILKGIHYVHSKGISHRDLKPDNILIMSDDPIVVKISDFGLAKISDNSTFMKTFCGTLAYVAPEIITGKYGASQPTQTQTQSQSPNTLYDNSVDIWSLGCLVYVLLTSHLPFNGKTQNQMFSKIKSGQYHTSPLNMYKVSELGLDFIKNCLIVKPEDRFTTEQALNHEWIKSIDDGMGDDLEFPANGGSQSQRLSLSQSQSQQLRKIDNGISITSNNQIDDQDQDMMMRPLKKEEFKVPKRVVPLPQSQPVKRDNDDFTKVNGFIKQSTTQAVSGQPMEGPQKKFTNLPLDTFIMLEPTKDSMLDKPIVIRQGINPYAIGRNETCDTYINDDRMSKIHCLLNRRRHPVMELSIYESPAHCLEDIWLLDFSTNSCFLNGGKIGKGNKIQIFDGDRLDLFVDQYTHEGLSYTIHIIDKTGLFNEGKRVNQSLVIKQDANDQKLRPMPVDSVLNSVIGNGGNFNSALRSQKKRQGLENSNSVVKRADLKVENFPAGRSWIE from the coding sequence ATGGAGCCGACCCAGGCCACCCAGCCTACACAGCAGTCACCTAGCACTCAGGCTCCCTCGACGGATCCTAATCATTTGTGCCGTCTAATCTGTACCACTGGGCAATACACTTTTTTTGACTTTAATATAAGCGGCGGcaagaagagttggagctttggaagaaaccaGGAAAACGATTTTATACTAAATAACAGCACGCGATATCTGAACAAAcacttcaagttctggtTCAACATCGACGGTAAGACGTTGTGGGTTCAAGACACGTCTACAAATGGTACTtatttgaacaataatCGACTAGTGAAGGGGTCTAATTATATGCTCAACCAAGGTGATGAGGTATCAGTGGGGAATGGTGTCAGAAAAgatgaattgaagttcGTGGTGTTATTCTCTGACTTGTTCAATCCCAGTAACCACAATTCAACCATCAAAGACGAAGGCATATATAAGGATTTTATTGTTCATAATGAAACCATCGGTCAGGGAGCGTTTGCTACCGTAAAAAAAGTTATAGAGAGGGCTACCGGCGATGCGTATGCTGTCAAGATTATCAACAAGCGGAAGGCTTTGAATACAGGCGGAGGTATGGTTGAAGTAGAGAGAGAGTTGAGCATTTTACGCAAGTTGAATCATCCCAATATCGTCAAACTTAAGTCCTTTTATGAGGATTTGGATAACTACTATCTTGTGATGGAGTTTGTTCCCGGTGGAGACCTCATGGATTTTGTGGCAGCAAATGGGGCTATCGGTGAAGAGGCCACCAGAGTTATAACCAAGCAAATATTGAAAGGGATTCATTATGTGCATAGTAAAGGAATAAGTCACCGGGACTTGAAACCTGACAACATCCTCATCATGAGTGATGATCCAATTGTGGTGAAAATCAGTGATTTTGGTTTGGCCAAGATCAGTGATAATTCAACCTTCATGAAAACATTTTGTGGTACTTTAGCCTATGTTGCACCCGAGATAATCACGGGGAAATATGGAGCCTCACAACCCACGCAGACACAGACCCAATCACAATCCCCAAATACATTGTACGACAATTCGGTGGACATATGGTCATTGGGCTGTTTGGTTTATGTTTTGTTAACATCTCACTTACCATTTAATGGCAAAACACAAAACCAAATGTTTTCTAAAATCAAATCTGGACAGTACCATACTAGTCCTTTGAACATGTACAAAGTTAGTGAGCTCGGACTtgacttcatcaaaaactgCCTTATTGTAAAACCAGAAGATAGATTCACCACTGAACAAGCATTGAACCACGAATGGATTAAGTCTATTGATGATGGCATGGGAGATGACCTTGAGTTTCCCGCCAATGGAGGCTCGCAGTCCCAAAGACTCAGTTTATCACAATCACAATCTCAGCAACTACGAAAGATTGACAACGGCATTTCaatcacctccaacaatCAAATCGATGATCAAGACCAAGATATGATGATGAGGCCAttaaagaaagaagaattcAAGGTTCCCAAAAGAGTGGTTCCTTTACCACAAAGTCAGCCAGTCAAGCGAGATAACGATGATTTCACGAAAGTCAATGGTTTTATCAAACAATCAACTACTCAAGCAGTAAGTGGACAACCCATGGAGGGCCCCCAGAAAAAATTCACAAACTTGCCTCTTGATACATTTATCATGCTAGAACCTACTAAAGACCTGATGCTTGATAAGCCTATTGTCATACGACAAGGTATCAACCCATACGCAATAGGCAGAAATGAAACCTGTGACACTTACATCAACGATGACAGAATGTCGAAAATACACTGTTTGTTAAATAGAAGAAGGCATCCGGTGATGGAGCTCAGCATTTATGAAAGTCCCGCTCATTGTCTTGAAGATATATGGCTTCTTGATTTTAGCACCAATTCTTGCTTTCTCAATGGTGGAAAGATTGGTAAGGGGAATAAGATCCAGATATTTGATGGGGACAGGTTGGATCTTTTCGTAGACCAGTACACCCATGAAGGATTAAGCTACACTATTCATATTATTGATAAGACTGGTTTGTTCAACGAAGGGAAAAGGGTGAACCAGTCTTTGGTAATTAAACAGGATGCTAATGACCAAAAGTTAAGACCTATGCCAGTTGACTCGGTATTGAATTCTGTCATTGGTAATGGTGGAAACTTCAATAGTGCCTTGAGATCGCAAAAGAAAAGACAAGGTCTTGAAAATTCCAACTCTGTGGTCAAGAGAGCAGATCTTAAGGTAGAGAACTTTCCCGCTGGAAGGTCGTGGATAGAATAA